The DNA window ATCATCTCAATGTGCTCACCGCGGGTACTATGCCGGTTGCGACTCGAGCGGAAGGCAACTAAGAGACCTATTCAAGATCTTTTGAAAGAGGCGATATTTAGTATTCGACGGATTAATCCTCAGAAACTTCACAGAAAAGAGTTATCGGTCACATCGTCATCGTTCACCTCAGAGGCAAACAAGGTCATACAACTAGTTGATCGATGGTTGAAGCACCAAACTCTGGATGAGCTGGGTGATCTTGTGGAAGGAATATATAACTTGCAACAAACAGCACCACGCTTTTACGATTTGTTAAATCTAATCTCGAACAGTGACATGGATCCGTCCTCGAGGTCTAGTTTATTTAACATCATCAGAAAGGTCTCAAGATACTGGGAAGCCGCTAGGCAACTGTATCGAACGGCAAAGAAATTTCCATTGGTCCGGAATATGAAAATTCAACTGGCAAGCCTGCCCCAAAAGGCATTCGAATGTCAAATAAACTCCATCGAGTTCTCTGACCCATGTTCATGTTTATCCAGGCTTGGATTCGTCAAGGGGCAAGAAAGTGTGTCTCAATTGTGCCGCAATTTGAAACTTGATCAAAAAGCTGCCCTTGCCAGGTATGAAGGAGCCCAAAAGGCTCTTTTAGCAACCAAAATCCACGCTGAAATTCAAATCATCGCCTTTTGCGAAATGCAAGCCCCAAAGCTATTTCCACGAGTGGTTAGTTCAAGCAAAGATGCGTGCTTTCTCTGCAACACTTTCATTCAACTATACGGACGAATGCATACTCCGAGAGCCCATGGTCGGCTCTATCCCGGCTGGAGACTCCCGAGTCTGCTGAAATTTAGAGTCCTACAGCACAAACTCAATGAAAGACTTGTTGAAAATCTTCGGCACAATCTTTCACTAGGTCTAGCTCAGGGGAAGCTGCCTGTTCGTCCGTTTCCCAATGAAAGCACCCTTCTTACATTATCGGCTTCGTCAACAACGGTGAGTGTACCGGAGCTTGTATCAGAGATttcagaaagaaagatttCTTCGATTGACTCGTCTATTATCCTGTCGGACGATTCACCAAAATATGGCCCTTCATTAGCAATCAGCCGAATTTCAGGCGCTGAGACCCCTTCGGATAATTCTATTAAGAGCGTTTACCTGCTCGAGGGGGGATTGGTCAATGATTTTGTGGAATACAATAGACCTTTTCGTCTTTTTGTCACAGAATCTCTTGAAGTGCACCTCGGACTCAAGGATGAATTAACTTCCGCGACCAGGAAAGGACCACTGGGGTATAGTATAGAAAGATTTACAGCCCACAGCATCAAATACTTGAGGGAGACATGTCCTGTGGTTGATGTGCGGCAGCTCGAGAGTGAAGTTTTATGTCCGTTGTCTGAAGATAATGCATTTTGTCTTGCCGCTGGGGATGTGGTGTTGAAAATCAATACTCATGAATGGGCTGAGGGTGAATAGAAAGCGGCTCGTCAGGCGCTATGTGTTGAACTTCGCAGGGAATTGATGCTAAGCGCCTGGGTGCCTAGATTCTCAGGTCAATACTTCGTTCTTCCTGCAACAGATTTGGAAGCGTCAATTGATATTCTAACTACCTCGGTTTACTAGGACACGGTGTCCAATTCTGTCCTGAGTTCAACAGACGAGTTTTCTCAAGTTAAATGTTCCTTCTCCTATGGGTACATTCTACGTTCACGAGACAAAGCAATATGATTACTAATCATGCGGAAAGTATCAAAAAAAGTATATTTTGTATTTTTCTAATCTCTGCAGTATtgaaaatgaaaatgataGTCTAGGAGAGGTTGGGGAAAATCTAACATTGCTGAATCGCGCAATGGTGTGACCAGTAACGAAGGTGCCTATCGTGCGGCTGAAATGGAGAGCTGATGCTACGAGGCAGATCTCCTGGAAATAAGGCGAGGAGGCACTCGTCAAGTCAGATTTGTATAGATCCACTATGGTGTTCCATGGAATTCCACGGACTTTTCGTACGTATCATGCAATATTACGCTTCGCCGTACTATACAATACAAGCTGCGTTTTACGATGTCCCTCAATTAAATGCGGCCCCCTCAATAGATGATCTGCGCTAAGGACTTGGCGGTGGGACCTGGAAAGAGTTACTCAGTGTGTATTGGTcaagccgatttcgagaatgACTGTACAGATTGAATGGATGAACAACACAGAGGAGAGGAGGCCAACGTCTTGCTAGTTTCTAAAGTATACTAGAGCGGATCCACTTACTGTTCGCTTGCCACCTTGTCATCCGAGGAATTCTCCTTAATTCTTATGGCCTGTGGAAATTAGGGAGCTAAATGCCCTTTCGCGTAGAAAAAGCCTAGTCTAACCTGCTCAGGATGTCAAACTTGTGATCGGCCGTCTTGTTGGTTGCATTCAACAGTAGTTTTAACTCAGCCGTGTCTTCCGCTTGGAAGCACGTAGCCTCATTGGTCAATTAGCTAGTTTCAGGCTAATAGGCTGATTGAGTTCACCCGTATCAGACTTGCCAGGTTATCTATCCCATCTATCGTCAGCTTGTCTGGTAGAGCTCTCTAGCTTGGCTGCTGAATTCATAGCAGGGAGGACGTTTCTTCATGAGCTCTCTGACAATATTTGCCAATGCATCGAGCTTCAGGCTGGAAAAATTCATCTTAGAAAGCGTCAGTCCGGACGATGCGCTCTGCACCAGCTAGAGGATGCCTAAACTAGCAAGGATTCTGCCCTTTATTTCCGCCTTCTCGAACGGCATAAACTCGTGATCCGGCAAGGTCTTTATTATTCGATCCTGAGCAACGATGCTTTCATATCACTGGGTTCTCCCATATGGAGCTGTCGGAATGTGTTGAAATGCTTTCTCAAATACAATCTGGCGCTTTCGAATTGAGGTTCAAGGAAAAAACCGAGCAAGGCATCATTATATTTCAGCTCATCCCTGTCCTAAGTGAGCGTGATCTATATCAAAATGAGCGTGACTCCCGGAGCTTAGATGCTGTCCGAATTAGTCCGAGGAAGATCGTTCCCCGCGAATAATCAGGCATATGAGGATCGAATGCCATACCTAGCGTACCCTGCCGCAGACTCCGAACTAGGGTGACAGTTGTCACCTTGGGACCTTCGATCGTACCAGTCTGAATTTATCTACTCCAAAGGTGATGCCATCTTTCACGTCGAAATGTTACAGcgatattcgaaatcagatatacCTCTACTCCGTCTTTATTCCTGAAACCTAACTACAGCAACAGCTCAATCGTTAATGGCTCGGTGAAGCCGGCAAGCTAGGGTTCAACAGTGCTCCCTATGCATCTTCGCTACTGTTAAGTCCGTCCAGGTCTAATATACGTTGTGCCCATTAGCATGTTTCACCAAAATCAGGCAATCCTTAAAGTACCACGGCAGAGCGTGTAACAAACAGGGATAAGGGCCCTCACTAAAATATGACGTTTAGTTCAAGCAAAAGTTGAATTCTTCGTTGTATATGATTGAACTAGCGGTGGGAACATAGATGTCATCATATGAACACAATGAGCAATGGAACGACGACGAATACTTGATATTTGACCCCCTCATAGCCCAGATCTTGGACATAATAAGATCTAGTCCTAAATTCACTTTTCGCACACTCCCAGTTGTTAAATTACCGATATGCAGCTTTTCTGTATCCTTACCTGCTTAAGCTTTGCAATAAATACCGCTCTGGGGATATGCCACGAAGTTCCATCGCGAAGGCGACCCCTGCATACTGTTGTTTACTGGGGCCAAAACGGAGGCAACACAGTTGAGAATAACAATCTCAGCACATACTGTACTCCGGAGTCAGGAATAGATATCATTGTGCTTGCATTCCTATACCAGTACGGAAATGGAATGATGATCCCATCTGGGACCATTGGCCAGTCCTGCTATATCTCCCTGACTGGCCAACCCTCCCAGTGTGAACAATTAGCCTCGGCCATCGACACGTGTAAGGCAAACGGTGTCAAAGTGATCTTGTCATTAGGAGGTGCCTTCGGAGCATACTCGCTCTTATCACAGGAAGAGTCGGAGTCTATTGGCCAAAACTTATGGGAGGCCTACGGTCATACGAACATAAATAGCGTTCCGCGTCCCTTTGGCGACACGTTTGTTAATGGATGGGATTTCGACATCGAGACATCTAGCGGCAACCAATACTACCCTTACCTGATTAACAAGCTACGCTCGAACTTCAAGTCCGACCCGACTAATACTTATTACATTACTGGAGCACCACAATGCCCTATTCCTGAGCCTTACATGCAAGACATGATAACCAACTCAAAATTTGACTACCTTTGGGTGCAGTTCTATAACAATCCTAGCTGCTCGATCACAGGGGTGGTCAACTACGTTGACTGGGTGCAGAACATAGCCAACACGTCCTCAGCAAATGCCAAAATATTCCTTGGCGTCCCTGCCTCTCCGTTAGCCGCTACTGGTACTTCTAGTGGTGCGCAATACTATGTTACGCTAAGGGACCTAACAGCGCTTGTGCGACGGTATAGTCGATATAACGCCTTCGGAGGGGTCATGATGTGGTCTGCTGGGTTTTCGGATGCTAATGTCGACAACGGTCTTACTTTCGTTCAGGAGGTGAAGCAAGTCTTGACTAATCTTGTATCTAGCTGAGCTACCTTGACAACGAAACAAGATAGGCACAACTACGCTATATTGACGAATGACTGAATCTAACCCTGTGCGACACCCATATGAGGCACTGACACGTAGGTTGACCCTTCACAAGGACCTAGGATCCTATCCTTGAATCTGAAGCCCTTAACGCCGacacgatcttctcgtcggTATCCTCACACTCCTCCGTTGTAATCCAAAAATCATAGTGCTGCCTTTTCCACGGGGTTTTCTTTATGGATCGTATGTGGTCCCGCACTTTCTCGATCATACCAAGCTGGTCCAATTCCACCGctccaaccaacatctgaaccaGTCCCAACATTCTAACGTCCAGAATCTATTCCGCCGTCCAACCATTTCCACCATCTGAAGTTCTGAACCCATTCCGGCGCTGGAATTAATTTAGAACAGCAATTCGTCCAGAACTAAAAGCAACTGCTCAAATTTTTACGGAAGAACAGTCCCCAAGGACTTCTGATCACAACCTTCGCTAATTTAGGTTGACGACGAGTTGTTTATCCCTACTGATGAACTGACTAGAAGTGCGTAACATCAGCCCCTAGCGTCCTGTAGGCAGCTCATCGTTGGTTAACGTATTTCACTGGTGAGCGGGCCACACCCATCGAATGGGCCACCGCAAAACATCATATTGAATGCCCTTTTTTACATGTACAATCtatatctcaacaaccaccacTTTAATTAATCCTTGTTTAAGTATATTGCTGTCGATAAACATTCCCTATAATCTAATGGATATGAGAGGTATCTAAATATCGGATTCTTCTGCCAGGTGACATGTTACGATGGTGACAATATGCACCTATTGTTGTTCTCAGAATCCCAAAGAGGAATACCTTTGCCGTAGACTGGAAAACACGTTCGTCGACGCCCACGTTGGCTCCGCAGACTCCATCACCGACATTAAGTATGGTACCCATATCTTTGGAATCGTTGGGATCCAATAATCGGGATCCTCGCGAGTGAGAATGACACAGCCATTATCAAAGGACTGTTTGGTATCGGCACACCATGATTTTGAGGCCGTGCTATACGCACGGTTTGTGGTGCTGTCCGCCCGGATACGTGCGACGGAGATAGAGAACTGAATGAGCCCGTACAAAAACCCTTCGGGTTTAAAGCAGTGCCGATATTTTCTCACGAGAGAGCAGGCTTCTTCCCATTCGCGGATAGCGTCGTCGTACCGAAATTGGTAATGGAAAAGCCTAGAAGATGCAATGACCGAGCGCACATGCAGCCTTTGTTCACCGACATCCGCCGATGAGACGCTATCAAATGCGAGCTTCAGCCAGTGAGCGGCGAGAAATGCTTGTTCGAACTTTCCCTCCAGTATGTCCACTTCCATCAATGACACCTTCAAGCGTCTGAGGGATGCAGTGCATTTTCCGCGAGCGGCACTTGTGTTAATTTCAGCCTCGATTTTCTTCCGTGCATCAGAGCAAAATTCTTGAGCACAGAGAATATCACATAATCTGCAAGTAATCTGGGATCGATCTAGTTCGCCCAAGCGGGAGTTGCGTCGAATAGCATTATAGCACACGTGGAGATATGATTTAGCTTGCTCCAGTTGGCCGGTAGACTGGTGGATCTTCGAAAGACTCGACAACTTCTTGAAATCGACAGGTTGGTCCATTGGGGACTGTATCCGCTTCTCTGGTTCCCACCCGTAGACCCGGTGGTCCACTTTACTTTTGTTGTCCACTCCGGCCTCACTTTCGAGAGCCATGTTACGTCCCGTCTCGGCTAGAGAGCTGAACGGTCTTGTGATGGGATTGACGGGAAAACCATGGCCAAATCCACCGTTCTCTAGCACCGCTAGCAGTGAAGATGTTGAGCTGCGTGGCGGGACTGTTGGTTACAAGCCGCAACGTGGTCAATGTGTCATAGACTTATAGCGACAGCCTGGAAAGGACTCACCCGGCACACCTTCTTCGACTGTTGTTTCGAGGGCCTCACAGTAGAGGAATTCTTGCTTCTGGGCCACGTATTCAACAATGAACGTGATTTCTTCAAACGTATAACTATCAAGATCTGTTGTGAAGAAAGTGTAAAGCACAAGGCGTGCGTGTGCTAGACTGACGAGCTTGTAGACCAACCATACCATTGTCTCGTTTCGGTTCCGGGTCCACTCCCCCTTTTTCATTTGTTTCGTCATTGGTTTTAGGTTGGCGACGCCCTTCCTCACATTTTCTTCGAAAGATTTCGAAAGGGCGTTCCGCATGTGTGATTTGCGACGCTTCCCCGAGTCGGAATCCAACCAGCTAGCCAGGGTGCCACTTGTCCTGATCTCTTGCGCTGTTTCTTCGAGAGATAGCTCAATAGGCTTCTTTAactttctcctcttcaaccTGGAGGCCGGATCATCACCATTAGGAATAGAGTACTTTCCCCCAGAACGCCTTTTCTCTAAAGACTTCAACGCAAATCTCAAATAATTCTCGACCACAACCTGCTGGTTCAATGATACCTCATCGAAACCTAGTGGCCATAAAAACGTCCTGCCGTTTGCTATAATTGAGAAATCTGTTGAACTCATCACAGTAATCCTTCTTAGGGAAAAGTGGGATGTTGGTTAAATGGATacagatgggaatgggttcagatgggaataggttcagatgggaataggttcagatgggaataggttcagatgggaatagattcagatgggaatagattcagatcGGAATAGATTCAaatgttggttggaatggatagagatgggaatagattcagatgggaataggttcagatgggaataggttcagatgttggttggaatggacagagatgggaataggttcagatgggaataggttcagatgttggttggaatggacagagatgggaatagattcagatgggaataggttcagatgggaatagattcagatgttggttggaatggatagagatgggaataggttcagatgttggttggaatggacagagatgggaatagattcagatgggaataggttcagatcggaatagattcagatgttggttggaatggacagagatgggaatagattcagatgggaataggttcagatgggaatagattcagatgttggttggaatagatagagatgggaataggttcagatgttggttggaatggatagagatgggaataggttcagatgttggttagaatggatagagatgggaatgggttcagatgggaatgggttcagagatgggaatgggttcagatgttggttcgaataggttcagatgggaatgggttcagatgttggttggaataggttcagatgttggttggaataGGTtcagagatgggaatgggttcagatgggaatgggttcagatgTTGGAAAGGATCCAAAAGGCGATGGCTGAAAATTTGGGTTACATACAGTATCAAGCCTCTAGATTAATTACAAATCAATCCTAGTAGTTCCGCATACGTGAGGATTGACTTCGGTGAACACGATTTCGAGTGGAACATGAAAGCCAGGAGGGGAGGGGCGCATTACGTACGAACTTCTCTAGAATGCACCATACTGCAAAAGCCAAAAAACCCCTCCTCGAAATTACTATGTGTTTCTAGTCTAGAACAACACGGACGAGTCTTATCCTGTACATTGCTGTTGTTGGGTCGGCTTGGAATCCCATTGGTGTACTTATCCGGTTCACGTTGGCCTGACTGGCGCAGTTGCAGCACAACATTGGCCAACCACGAAGGCCCTAGAGCGTTAGGGCTTTCTACAAGGCTGAGCCGTAATATTTCCTCCCATTGCGATCTTATGAAACAATGCTCTTTTCCGTACATTAATCCTGTCAAGAAAAGCAAGTTTCTCGGCGTTATGTGCCACTACCTATTTCATATCCGAACCAACCATGTCAGAAGGTACGAGATGCTCCGCGTCCAATGACATCAAAATATCCCAACGCCTATGTAGCCTTACGTATTCACTCGTAGCGAGTACCAATTCTCGTGGTCAATCTAGCTTTAGCAAAGGCCTCTCACAGCCGCTATCCACCGTACGTCTTCGGGTTCTAGTCCCTATTACTTCCTTATCACTACCCACTGACGGCGATCATTAGGAACACTATATAGTGCACCAACTCAAGTACTGCTAGAGATGCGTCTATCTAGCGTAGTGCCTATGTTCGTCCTCAGTACCATCCGCTGGTTCATGGTTGACTTGCCTAACAAAAACGCGTCCTTGGCTAGATGACATACGTCCAGCATCATGGGGGACCATCAAAACCACCGGTGCAAGCACTCGTTCGCCCCGTTAATCCCGTCAACACCCTTCCCTTTATTTCTTTCGCCACTCTCTGATATTTTTCAGACGTGACGATATCAGAGCCACTACAATAGCCCACTGGAATTCTCGCAAGGACCTGCCACACCTCTGTCCAACCTCTGTTGTTGACTCAAGTATTGCCCGCGCTTCTAGGAATTCGCATGCCTGCAGCTCCATGCATTCCTCGACAACACGTACTCCCTCTTTTGGGATAATCCCGGCTTCGTATGAAGGCTGATCAGTCATACTTCTTTGAAAGCTCCTTCACTAGCTTACCCTCACAAGCTGCCAAAACTCTCACGGCGGCAAATCCCGTTCCCGGAACCCGGAGGCTTTCAATCGCAGCAGCCGAGATACTCAGTACGGcattcctttcttcttcgcattGTGTACATTGGCAAGCCAGGAGATCTGATACTTGGAATCGACGCAGGGTTAGCAAAGAGTGTTGGAGATTTGAGTGCAAGCCTCTTAGCAGCGTTAATCTTGCACTTGTTCTGGCTCCGGAATCTGGGAGAACATACTATCAGCACTGTAATTAACAGTACGCTTGTCTGATTGTCCGATTGAAGAACTAACCTGTCATATTTGCGTCCCGGCATAGTAGATTTTGGTTTCCTGAAGAATTGACGAGCGGGGGCTTTCTGTGTCTTCGAGAATGAGCGATGATTTATGAATCCGATGTGCTCGATCACGACGAGGGTACGGCCAATCAGCACTTGACCCACATGTTGGTCACACATCATCACACGTACCTTCGCGCCAAGCGGCTTCCTCAGGCTCCGACAACAGAGTCGGCGCAATCTACCATCTTGACCATCGCGCTCGCTTGGTTTTCGAGTCGTGAGCCGTCCGCGCCGAGCTGTCAATCGAAGTAAGACTCTTGCTGAATGATTGAAGACCGACCACAATGCAGTTCTCGTTTGTTCAGATGTACCGCGTATCGATTGAAAGCCTCGACAAATCTGCCTTTCGGAACCTCAAGCACCAACGGCGGCTAGAGGTCAACATTCATTGGATGCCACAAGCTCTTCACAACCTGATCCACACACCAGccaaaaagagaaacacaGACGACCGCAGACAGCCGAAAGTTGGGGACTCTCTGGTCATGTCCGGAGTAACTGTAATCACGCTGGTCTCATTGTTTCGTGACTGGGTCGCTAAGCTCAGCCAGAGCCCCATGATCGACGGATCGTACTTTTGCCGGGAGCGTCGATCATAGCCTGATACGGACGTAGATCCGCCCTTGCAACTAGggcatcctcatcgctgcTCGCGGCCTCCCAAACGCTGGCATTGAGTATAGTCGAGGACCAGAGAAATTTTTGATCCCAACGCTCAATGCGATTCCAAATTCTATAAGATGGGGTGTGTGTTGATCAGTCTGCTCGATGCCCTAGCACACCGAGCCGATTCTAagcagctgcgccgccggtAGGGGACCGCAGGGTTGTAGCAGGGGTACTATCTGGGTTCCCCTCTCTTGCTGATGATCGTTTCCACGACTGTCTTCGAAAGGCGCGCGGCCCGAAACTTATGTTGTTTATCTCCTGCCAAATAGAGCAATGGTGTAGGCGCATACATGTGTTTTCTAGATTCTGGTACAGTTCCCCACGAGGGCTCTCGATCTTCATTAAGGCAATTTCCTCATATCTGTAATCAACAAGCCAAAGCGCACAAAGCTACTAGTAACACCGAATTCACCCTCGCTTCTCCTGGAGCGTCATCAGTGTCCGTGTCGTGAGATCAATCACTGTGTTGTAGAACTGGACGGATACAAGGCGATGTGCATACGACGGTAATGTAGCATGTGTGCTGCGGGGTGCGAAACCAACAATCCACTGGTGACTACGCAGCGGGTCTATGTTTGAAAGAGGCTGATAGCCAACCGTATGTCCATACCCATGTTGATAGACCCTCGGTAAAACTATGGCGATAGCTGTTTCGGCACGGTTCGTTGTTATGATATTTCATGccgtctccggcggcgcaggtAGGAAATGAGGATAGGGGCGACGGCGCGATCTTGTTAGTCGCAAATCTCGATCGCCAATGGACAGGTAGAAAATGAGGGTGATGTTGGTTCTTTACTCATTCAACTAACGAGGGATTTTGCCTATTAGGAGCTTTAAAGGCGTTCCTTAACACTCTGTGAATTTGCTAGGAATTGCAACCATTTGGCATATCCATAATCTCCCATTTCCTGCTGTTCAAACTGGTAGCCGATAACAATAAGATGCCCAAAACTGCAACGGCTACGCGGAATGGGGTTCGGGTCGTCTCTAGCAGGGCAGGCCGAGCGGCCTCTGGCCTAGCAGCTTCCCGCAGTCATGCTGCAAGATCTGTGCCGGCAGCTATCGAGCCCAACAGATCGCGGCCACGTCAGTCGCAGGTACGTGGACCAAACCCTCGCTAGTTTGCGGGAGCAATGACAAGATCTGATCATTAATCCTTTACTACCAGATACAGTCCTCGGAAGCCGCCAGAGTTCCCGACTCGCCTCCGGCAAGTGACTCCTACGAGAAGGACCATCCGCACTGCGTGAAGTTCATTaaggaagcggaggaagaaattCGACAACTACGGGAGCGTCTGGCCGAAGACGGACGACAGGACGACTCCATACAACAGCTAAGAGGAGACAAAGCGCGGCTGGCCACTCAAGTTGGGCGGCTCAACGCGCAGGTTCAAGAACTGCAAAAGCAACTCTCCACCGCTACCGCAGACGCGGAAAATCGAGCGCAGGAAAATATACAGTCGTTCTTGCAAGAGATGTTCATCGATGCGTCGTCTATAGTGGATAAGGTCTGCAGCCGGATGAATGTATCCCAATTCAACAGGTGTTTGGCGGGACCTGGTGGAGGCAACGTTCCCTTGGCTGGCCCGAATGGGCAGTTCGCGATGAATAACTACAACGTGGAGCCTGCGAATCCCTTCCCAGGGGACGTGGATGATCTGCCCGAATTCCCTTTGTATCCGACCGGTACTTGATGAATATttgaaatatatatatttgcaGTTCCACCTCATCGCCTGTACTGACAGATGACGGCCAAAGGAGTTTCGGAGCAGTATTTCACTTTACTTGTGGTGAACCTGTAACTGTATCGAATTGCGTGCTAGAAGGCAAGGTTGTACATTCTACGAAGTATCAACTTGATTTATACGTGCTATGAGGAGGGAAGACGGCGCCCTCGAACACGACAGGTAAGGCAAAAGCTGTCCTTGTATGTGCTGTAACGTCGCTTTTCAGGCAGGCATAGTCATTGCGAGGAAAATCAGTCAACTCCAGTCGAACGTAGTACCAGCCTTGACACGCGAGGGTAAAAGGGTTGGCCTCAGATTCCGGCCGGCTTTTGAGTGGACAGTGTGGATGACCTTTTCAATGCTTAGAGCATAGTCTCCACCTACCAGTGGTAATGGTTCAAATGGACCGAGAAATGCCACCAAGCATAGAGGGCCAGAGGACTTGTCGTGTGTCCGTTTTCTAAATGTAGAATAGAAGTCGACACCATCGCTATATCTCTATGCAGCTCTAGGACTAGGACCCAAACCCAGCCCAAATGGAATAACGACAGTCGGTGGTCAGTCAGACTATTAACATGTCATATGAACAGGTCGATCTTGCTTGTGCAATCCACCGCGACCTGCTATGCAAGCCGTCCAACAACCATATTAAAGCATGTAGATCATACACCTATCCTACACCAACAGCTGCAACCAACACTCAACTGCGGTTGATAATCCAACATCTTCTATCCGAAATAGAAGCTGGTTGGTCACTAGAATAACACCCTACCTTCTTCCCGCCCAAGGGTAGGCAGTCATGCCTAACAACAATCTCCAACCGGTATGGGTTGCCGGGGTAAGAATATGACTACCAATAAAAAGTAGTCACGCCTTACCCTCAATATTACGGAGAGCCCCGGGCCCACAGGCAGCGTTGATGTTGGTAAAGCGGCGCTTTCAACCAACAATGACCCAATAGCACACGCCGGCACGTTTATATCTTCCGAACCTCCCACCTTAACTACCAACTACGAACAGATTCTGTTTCTTATTTATGCTTGCTTTTCGATCTTCCATTACACGACTTCATTGTATCCTCGTTTAATTTACATAACTCATGGCCAAGGGCAACCGCATCCCCTGGTCTGAATGGGAAGAGCAGAATCTTCCATCATGGCTATCTCGCAATGAACATCTAACGTGGGCGAAAAAGAAAGCGAGATACTTAGAAGAATTCGGCATTCCTAGAACAATCCAGTCGATACGAGGCAAAATCAACcaggagaagcagaaatCCCAATTCTTTCCTGGCGGACCATCAGCAAACCCCCACTTGACAGCACGCAGGGCACGCCGACGCCGACTTCGCGGCTTGGATAGTTCCTCTGTTCAGACTCTAGCGTTCCGGTCCAGAGCGTCTTGCACAGGTTCCCACCAGTCTTCCCTAGAAACTATATCACAAGCCGAAACGGCCTCTGATGTTTCACCCGATCAATATGGGCAAGGATTTCGTTCAGGCCATGGTATTTCCGGTAAGACCTCTACGCTTCTACACATCCCACACAAAGAGAATTGCGCTTATGGAAAACAATTCGTGTAGGGATGGATTTGGAACCTGTACTGTTGACACGAAAAGAACATCCTAAAGCGATGTCCCACCTATGGCGCGCAGTATATCGTCTCATCGGCAGCAAATGAGCAGGATGAGCGGGCAAGTGGACAAAGCACCGACGTGATTATACGCCTCAAGACGCTTAAATGGGAGAATATTATGACTTGAATGCTTTCTGCGAGACGAATCAATTTGGCAACTCGTTCTGCGTTCT is part of the Penicillium psychrofluorescens genome assembly, chromosome: 4 genome and encodes:
- a CDS encoding uncharacterized protein (ID:PFLUO_005857-T1.cds;~source:funannotate), producing the protein MIPSGTIGQSCYISLTGQPSQCEQLASAIDTCKANGVKVILSLGGAFGAYSLLSQEESESIGQNLWEAYGHTNINSVPRPFGDTFVNGWDFDIETSSGNQYYPYLINKLRSNFKSDPTNTYYITGAPQCPIPEPYMQDMITNSKFDYLWVQFYNNPSCSITGVVNYVDWVQNIANTSSANAKIFLGVPASPLAATGTSSGAQYYVTLRDLTALVRRYSRYNAFGGVMMWSAGFSDANVDNGLTFVQEVKQVLTNLVSS
- a CDS encoding uncharacterized protein (ID:PFLUO_005858-T1.cds;~source:funannotate); translated protein: NGGFGHGFPVNPITRPFSSLAETGRNMALESEAGVDNKSKVDHRVYGWEPEKRIQSPMDQPVDFKKLSSLSKIHQSTGQLEQAKSYLHVCYNAIRRNSRLGELDRSQITCRLCDILCAQEFCSDARKKIEAEINTSAARGKCTASLRRLKVSLMEVDILEGKFEQAFLAAHWLKLAFDSVSSADVGEQRLHVRSVIASSRLFHYQFRYDDAIREWEEACSLVRKYRHCFKPEGFLYGLIQFSISVARIRADSTTNRAYSTASKSWCADTKQSFDNGCVILTREDPDYWIPTIPKIWVPYLMSVMESAEPTWASTNVFSSLRQRYSSLGF
- a CDS encoding uncharacterized protein (ID:PFLUO_005859-T1.cds;~source:funannotate), with protein sequence MVWLVYKLVSLAHARLVLYTFFTTDLDSYTFEEITFIVEYVAQKQEFLYCEALETTVEEGVP
- a CDS encoding uncharacterized protein (ID:PFLUO_005860-T1.cds;~source:funannotate); translated protein: MPKTATATRNGVRVVSSRAGRAASGLAASRSHAARSVPAAIEPNRSRPRQSQIQSSEAARVPDSPPASDSYEKDHPHCVKFIKEAEEEIRQLRERLAEDGRQDDSIQQLRGDKARLATQVGRLNAQVQELQKQLSTATADAENRAQENIQSFLQEMFIDASSIVDKVCSRMNVSQFNRCLAGPGGGNVPLAGPNGQFAMNNYNVEPANPFPGDVDDLPEFPLYPTGT